In the Corynebacterium anserum genome, CCGCGGCCTTCTGCCCATACGCCGACGTTGACTTCATGAACCTTGTTATTCTTCACGGCGTCGACCTGCTTCCACACTGGGTTGTCTTTCCATTGTTCGGTGAGTGTTTTGTCACCGGGTGCGAAGACGAATGATTGGACAAATGCGATTTGTGGATTGACCTTGAGAATTTCCTCCACGGAGTACTGGCCAGCTTGCATCGGGTCATCGCTCTTCCCATCCCAGGGATAGGCGTAGACATTGGCGAGCAGCTCTCCGAGCAGCTCGTTACGTGTATTGACACCCGTGCCGGATGATGAGGTGTACATGGAGACGACCTTGGTTTGTAACAAGTTCTTCTCATCCGCAGTCTGGCGGGCTTGACGTAGGGCGTCGTAAAACGCGTTTTCTTCCTTCTCTCCCTCGGCGGTTTTATCCAGAAGCGCAGCCATGTCCCGCAAGTAGTCTACGGAGTCTTCAACACTGTCCACTTGCATATTCCATAGTGGAGCAATCTTTTCGACGCCAGCGGTGAGGCCATCGTGGACTCCCTTGAGGCCTATTACGAGATCCGGTTTATAGGAAGCTATGTCTCCCACGTCTTCAGAGCCGAAACCGCCTTTGATTACGGGGATTTTTGAGCCTTCTTCTGGGCCTAGGAAGTGCTTGTCTTTCAGAAGTTCTGGGCTGGTAGTGGCCACCGGTTTCTTACCCAAGGAGATCAACAGATCATCACAGATACCGGTCAAGCACACAACGCGGTCGGGGATGTGATCCAGCGTGACCTTTGCGCCGTGTGCGTCAGTGATATCGAGTGATGCTTTGATGGGTTTCGCATGCGCAGGCGGGGCTGCAGGACGCTCATGGCCGGATGAGCTGGGGCTACCAGCCACTTTTTCTGATTCGTTCGAGGCACAGGCAGCTAGGGATACAGGGAGCACTGCCGCAACAATTCCGGCCACAATACCCTTATTGGTAAGCATTGTCATTTTCATAAGATGTAAAGTTACCGACTCCACGCGCGCGAAACAATACCTTCAGCGCACTAATAACCTGAAACCAGATGCAGCATTCTGTACAGGGTTGAAGCGTTACATTCCCAGAGTCCTTGACCGTCCCCCACACCGAATTACACCAAAAGATACCCGCCGATAGAGTTCACAGTCATGTAGGAACTGTTCAACAATTCCCCTGTCTACACGCAAGAACACCACCCTCTTTTGAGAGTATCGGATACGATATAAGTTCAATCGAGTGCTTTCAGCCCCCCTCCACCAGGCTCCTAATATCGTAAACACCTGTTCCTTCTCACCACAACAGGAACGTTTCCCCTCACCACAACAGGAACGTTTCCCCCTCACCACAACAGAAGCATTCCGATGGAATACAAAAATTCAGCTAGCAATCTACCTAAAAACAATGACGGAATTCAATCAAGAAACGCTTGGCAATATACTGGAACTATCGCTCTCATCGTTGCCGGAACAGTAGTTCCCATTGCACAGGTTGCCAACATTTCATTTCCTGAAGCTTCACTTATACTACTCACACTAGCTTTTCTAATCGAAATTATTCTTCTGGTCTTTTGTAGAAAATCGCGTGAGGTTTATCTCTTGAGGAATTTTTCGAAAGGGCTTTTTCTCCCCGCCCTCCCCGATCGATCTTCCCCTATCCGAGTGCCCGTTAGAAGATACAGTTAGAGGGTCCAACTCCGACTAGTTATCAGAATCAGACCCTCATTACGAAGCCATTAGGCTTCGGTGGTGGTGCCACCCGCGTTCTCGATCTTCTCCTTCGCGGACTTCGAGAACTTATTTGCGGTGATGTTCAGCTTCACGCTGATCTCACCGTCGCCCAACACCTTTACTGGCTGCTTAGCGCGAACCAGGCCAGCGGCAACGATGTCTGCAACAGCAACATCCCCACCGTTAGGGAAAGCCTTTTCCAGGTCGGAGACGTTCACAACCTGGTAAACAACCTTCGCAGGGTTCTTGAAACCCTTCAGCTTCGGCAGGCGCATGTGAAGCGGCATCTGGCCACCCTCAAACGCTGCGGAAACCTGCTTGCGAGCCTTCGTGCCCTTGGTACCACGACCGGCGGTCTTACCCTTGGATGCCTCACCACGACCCACTCGGGTCTTGGCCTTGTTTGCACCCTTGGATGGACGGAGGTCGTGAAGCTTAATTGGATCGCTCATTTTTACTCTCCTGCCACTTCTTCGACCTTGACCATGTGGCGCACGGCGTTGATCATGCCGCGTACGACGGGAGTGTCCTCACGAACAACTTCCTGGCCGATGCGCTTCAGGCCGAGGGAACGCAGCGAATCACGCTGGTTCTTCTTGGTTCCGACGGTGCCCTTCAATTGGGTAATCTTCAGAGCCATTGTTATGCCCCCTGTCCTGCAGCACGGGCACGCAGCATAGCTGCTGGAGCTACCTCTTCAAGAGACTTACCGCGACGAGCGGCTACCTCTTCAGGGCGTACGAGCTGCTTCAGTCCGTCCACCGTTGCGTGGACGACGTTGATTGCATTGTCAGAGCCCAGAGACTTCGCCAGAATGTCCTGAACGCCAGCGCATTCGAGCACTGGACGGGCAGCACCACCGGCGATGACACCGGTACCTGGAGCAGCAGGCTTCATCATGACGATACCGGCAGCTGCTTCGCCCTGAACTGGGTGAGTAATAGTGCCGTTGATCATTGGTACGCGGAAGAAGTTCTTACGCGCTTCCTCTGCGCCCTTCTGGATAGCGGCAGGTACTTCCTTGGCCTTGCCGTAGCCTACGCCCACCATGCCCTGGCCATCGCCAACGATAACCAATGCGGTGAAGCTAAAGCGACGACCACCTTTAACAACCTTGGACACGCGGTTGATGGTCACCACGCGCTCGATGTACTGGTTGCGCTCGTCCTGCTGCTGGTTGCGACGATCGTTGCGGCGCTCGTTGCGTCCGCCGCGGTCGTTGCGGTTGTTGTCGTTGTTCTCGGCGGAGCGTCCGCCGTTACGTTCACGTCCCGACATCACGCGTTCCTTCCGTTGGTGTTGTAGTTAGCAGTGGTCATTAGAACTTCAGACCACCTTCGCGGGCAGCGTCAGCCAGAGCGGCGACGCGGCCATGGTACTTGTAGCCAGCGCGGTCAAAGACCACAGACTCGATACCGGCTGCCTTAGCGCGCTCGGCGATCAACTGGCCTACCTTAGCACCGCGAGCTTTCTTGTCACCTTCGAGGGAACGCACTTCTGGTTCCATCGTGGATGCTGCGACCAGGGTGTGGCCTGCAACATCGTCGATAACCTGAGCGTGCATGTGACGAGAAGAACGGTGCACAACGAGGCGTGGTGCCTCGGGAGTACCGGACAGATTCTTGCGGATGCGGAAGTGACGACGTGCACGTGCCACGCGACGGCGAGTGGAAATATCCTTGCCCACTGGCAGACGCTGGCCTTCCTTGTTGGATGCGTTGTTGCTCATTACTTACCCGTCTTTCCATCCTTGCGACGGATCTGCTCGCCTTCATAGCGGATGCCCTTACCCTTGTATGGGTCATCCTTCCGCAGTCGGCGGATGTTGGCGGCGATCTGTCCAACCTGCTGCTTGTTGATGCCTTCGATGGAGAACTTGGTGTTGCCATCCACGGCAAAAGTTACGCCCTCTGGGGCTTCGATGAGAATCGGGTGGGAGTAACCCAACGCGAACTCAAGGTTCTTGCCTTTGAGCTGCACACGGTAACCAACACCAAAGATTTCCATTTTGATGACGTAGCCTTTGGTGACACCCTCGACCATGTTGTTGATCAGAGAGCGGGAGAGGCCATGCAGAGAACGGCTCTTGCGGTGATCATCCGGACGGGTGACAACGATTTCGTTGTCCTCCTGCGCAACAGCGATCGGTGCAGGGATCTCTTGAGACAGGGTTCCCTTAGGGCCCTTAACCTCAACGTTCTGGCCGTTGATAGTGACGGTGACGCCAGAAGGAACGGTCACCGGTGCCTTGCCAATACGAGACATTGGTTAACCTCCTCTTACCAGACGTAAGCGAGGACTTCGCCGCCCACGCCCTTATTTGTGGCCTCACGGTCAGTCAGCAGCCCGTGGGACGTGGAAATAATGGCCACGCCCAAGCCACCCAGAACCTTTGGCAGATTGTTGGACTTTGCGTAAACACGCAGACCTGGCTTAGAAACACGACGCACGCCAGCGATGGAACGCTCGCGAGATGGGCCGTACTTCAAAGTGATCTCCAGGGTCTTGCCGACCTTCTCCTCGTTCACGGAGTAATCAGCGATGTAGCCTTCCTTCTTAAGGATCTCTGCGATGTTCGCCTTGATCTTGGAAGAAGGCATGGAGACGGAATCATGGAACGCATTATTTGCGTTCCTCACGCGGGACAGCATGTCCGCGATCGGATCAGTCATGGTCATGGATGTGACCTTTAGCCTTTCTCGTTGCGGTTCCCAGTCTCACCCTAAAATTGCGTGTACCGCGTGTTCATTGGCCACTCATCGCTCCATACGCTCAGTAGCGTGTGGTGCTCGCTGCCTTGTCACGCGGCCGCTTGGGGCAAGGGGCCTACAACAAAGTGGTTGATTATGTACGTGAACTGTGGGCATGCGCAACGAATGTGCTGTGCACACAGACTTATCCACCCTAACGGCTCTCGAAAGTTTTCCCAAATCATACTGAGTTCTCGCCGTTTACCAGCGCGCCTTGTACACTAATCGGGTTCACTGAAACGGCTCACATTCACACCTAGCTGCTTCACACCTAGCTGCACTCACAACCGATGGCATTTTATGCCTCGTGCACACAAGCATTCCGCGATGTGCACCAGTCTGCGTTCTTCGCCCCATGCACACGCCAAGGAGGTGATGCGTTATCACTGCACCACACATGTCCTCGATCCGTAAACGTCGCGTATGGGGACTCGCTGCCCTTCTCGTCGCACTCTTCCTCGCCTGCACCGCAAGTATGGCTTTGGGATCACGACCAATAAGCCCCACATTCCTCATCTCTTTTTTTCGTGGCGACGCCACCTTCCCGTCCCCCGAATATTCCACCATCGTCGAACACCGTATCCCGCGTACTCTCATCGGTTTACTCATTGGACTGGCCACAGGCTCAGCTGGTGCTGTCATCCAGGGACACACCAGAAATCCCCTTGCCGATCCAGGTCTGCTCGGCACCTCCTCTGGGGCAGCGTTCGCAGTCGTCATCGCCATCACATATCTCGGAGTACACGGCGTGCACGGCATGGCTATCGCAGCATTACTCGGGGCATTAGGAGCCACTATCATTACATTCTTGGTGGCGTCGGTGGGAAAAGAGCACGCCCACCCACTGACCTTAATCTTGGTTGGAGCGGCGCTCAGCGCAGCACTTTCATCCTTCACCACAATGATCGTCCTCTCGGACGCGGTAACCCTCGACACCATGCGTTTGTGGACTGTAAGCAGCCTCGAAGGGCGTGACATGCCCATTTTCTGGGGCATACTGCCCTTTATCCTGATTGGACTAGTTCTCGCTGTCGGGAACGCTCCCCAGATCAACATGCTGAACCTAGGTGATGACACCGCCAGCGCCCTCGGCGTACACACCAGCATGGCCCGTTTTGTGGGAATCAGTAGTATCGCGATTCTCGTGGGGGCTTCCACCGCCGCAGCAGGACCTATCGCCTTTATTGGACTCATGGTTCCACATATCGCCCGTACCCTCACAGGACCTGATTACCGCTGGGTTCTGCCTTACTCCGCGATCGCAGGAGCCACTCTACTGCTCACGGCAGACGTCATCGGCCGTGTGATCATCCGCCCTGCTGAACTGCACATGGGCATCATGCTAGCGATAATTGGTGCACCGTTGTGCCTCTCCGTGCTATGGAATAGAAAAAGGTGGTCGCTGTGAGCACTGGCCAGGACTCAGCCGAGCACGCACTACAAGCCCGCGCACCTCGCACGAGCGCACTACGCGCCGGTACGCCCCACACGCGTGTACCACACAGTGGACACACCTCCCTACGCTGGGGAAGAATCTCTTTCGCCTTTCGAGCCCGCGCAGCCTTTGCCGCCGGCGCTTTAGCGACCGCTACCTTCCTGCTTTTTGCCATCTGCCTCGCACACGGCGACTATCCCATCCCCCTAACTCGTGTTCTCAGTGTTATTTTTACCCCGGGCGGGGACAGCGTAGAACATCTCGTCATCCTTCATTGGCGTATGCCTCGAGCACTGTCCGGAGTCATGGTCGGGGCAGCTCTCGGGCTGGCAGGCGCGATAACCCAAACCCTCACCCGCAACTCGCTTGCCAGCCCCGACATTCTCGGTATAACCATCGGAGCCTCAGCGGGAGCTGTGAGCGTTATAGTTGCCAGCGGAGGCGCCACCACCGGCATACTAGCTTGGTTCGCAGGGCAAGGCATTGCGTTCTCAGCATTATGCGGGGCACTGCTCACATCAATTCTTGTCTGGGCTCTGTCTTCTCGCTACGGGGTGGATCCAATCCGCCTGATACTGACCGGCCTCATCATTTCGGCGCTGTTGGGTTCTTACATCAACTACCTGCTGACTACCGCCAAAATTCAGGACGTTGCGAGAGCTCAATTCTGGTTATCTGGGTCCCTGGGTTTGGCGACATGGGATCGCCTGCTTCCCGTCACCATCGTCGTTATCATGAGCATTCCCACCCTGGCATGGGTCGCTTTTACACTGCGAGCCACGCTCATGGGGCGCACCATCGCTACCGCGCTGGGGCAAAACATTCATACTGCACAATTCACGTTGTTGGCTCTCGCAGTTACTCTCACTGCAGCGTCCGTCGCAGCAGCTGGCCCCATAGGCTTCATCGCATTCGTCGCACCTCAATTAGCACAACGTCTCAGCGCCACAGTTTCCCCGCCGCTTATCAGCTCATTATTTATGGGATCTTTTCTTCTATTAACCGCCGATCTCGCAACGCAAACAATACTGCCCCCTACTGCCTCAGTCGGACTCACAACCACTGCGTTCGGCAGTATTTTCCTCATCTACCTGCTCATACGCGTACAGCGAAAAGAGACAGACAACCAATGATCAGTGTCACAGACTTAACAGTTGGTTATAGCACCGGCGTACCGGTAATCAGAGATCTCTGCCTCGATATCCCGGAAGGGAAAATAACGACCATCATCGGTCCCAACGGGTGCGGCAAATCGACATTACTGCGCGCCATGGCTCGCATCATTCCCCACACTAACGGCCAAGTCAGGCTCAATGGCGTCGATATATCAAAGATAGGCCGAAAAGAACTCGCCAAAAAGTTGGCTGTCCTACCTCAATCCCCCACAGCACCCGAAGGGATACTCGTCAGTGATCTCGTCGCCCGAGGGCGTTTTCCCCATCAATCGTGGTATGCGCAATGGTCTTCCACAGATGAGAAAGAAGTAATCCGTGCACTAGAACTCACCAACACATCGCACCTGGCACATCGACACCTTGATGAGCTCTCCGGCGGCCAACGTCAAAGCGTATGGCTTTCCATGGTTCTTGCTCAAAACACAGACATCGTCTTTCTCGACGAACCAACGACACACTTGGATCTCGCGAATGCGGTGGAAGTCCTGGAATTAATTCGCTCCCTCAACAACGATGCAGGCCGCACGATAGTCATGGTGCTGCACGATCTCAACCTGGCCTGCCGGTATAGCGACCACCTTGTTGTTCTATCTGACGGCTCACTCATTGCGCACGGAGACCCACACAGCGTCGTGTCACCAGACATGTTAGAACGCGCATTCGGACTCTCTGCAAAGATTATTCCGGATCCACTGACGGGCGGCCCACTTATCATCCCCTACCCTTGCAGAATATAACACCATGCCAGGGCGCCCCATGCGCGCTTATCCCGACAGCACTCATGAATCATCGCAACATAACAGCAAATAAGCTCTACTTCAGTTTTATATTCAGTCAGTTTTGAATCGACGTGATTCGCGTCCAATAGTCTCCACAAAAACAAGACAATCGCCGCTTTCTCTGCACAGCAGGAAAGCGGCGATTGTCTTTTATTAACGCGTCGTTTTGTCTACTCAGCGTTTCCCTTCTTGAATGGGAAGCCCAATTCGCGGAGCAAAGCACGGCCTTCATCATCGTTGGTCGCGGTCGTCACGACGGTGATGTTCATACCACGTGGACGATCAACCTTGTCTACGTCGATTTCGTAGAACATGGTCTGTTCACTCAGGCCGAAGGTGTAGTTGCCATGGCCATCGAACTGCTGATCAGAAAGACCACGGAAGTCGCGAATACGCGGCAGTGCGACGGTTAGCAGACGGTCCAGGAACTCCCACATACGGTCGCCACGCAAGGTCACGCGCGCACCGATTGGCATGCCTTCACGCAGTTTGAAGTTCGCAATAGCCTTCTTAGCGGTACGGATCTGTGGCTTCTGACCAGTAATCAGGGTGAGATCCTCGATAGCACCGTTAATCAGCTTGGAATCGCGTGCAGCATCACCGACACCCATGTTGACCACAATCTTTGTGATGCCAGGGATCTGCATGACGTTGTCGTAGTTAAACTCGGCATTGAGCTTCTCGCGGATCTCAGCACGGTACTGGGACTTCAGGCGTGGAGTGTAGTTTTCGCTCATCGTTAGATGTCCTTCCCGTTGCGCTTGGAGACGCGGATCTTCTTGCCGTTCTCATCAAAGCGGTAGCCGATACGGGTTGGGTTACCGTCGGAGTCCACGACCATCACGTTGGAAACGTGGATGGGTGCCTCCTGGGTGACAATGCCGCCGGACTCGGCGCCACGCTCTGGAGCGGAGTTAGCAACGTGCTTCTTAATGCGGTTTACGCCTTCGACCAGAACTTTGTCACGCTTCGGATAAGCCTCGATGACCTTACCCTTCGCGCCTTTGTCTGGGCCGGAAATGACGATAACGGTGTCGCCCTTACGGATCTTCATTTAGAGCACCTCCGGAGCAAGAGAAACGATCTTCATGAACTTCTTTTCACGAAGTTCACGAGCCACTGGGCCGAAGATACGGGTACCGCGTGGGTCGTTGTCATTTGCCTTGATAATGACGGCTGCATTCTCGTCGAACTTGATGTAGGAGCCGTCTGGACGACGGGTTTCCTTCTTTGCCCGAACGATCACGGCCTTGATGACCTCGCCCGCCTTGACGGTGCCACCTGGAGCAGCTTCCTTGACGGTTGCGACGACGACATCACCGATACCAGCGAAGCGCTTAGTGGAGCCGCCGAGCACGCGGATGACCAGAATCTCTCGGGCACCGGTGTTATCGGCTACTCGCAGGCGCGATTCCTGTTGAATCACTTGAGTCTCCTCATAGACCTAGATTGTTTGACGTGCGTGGGATTGCCGACCCTCGCGCACATGGTCCGTGTCTGTAAACAGACAACCCGGGTATTATTCCACGGTGCAGGCACAAGAAACAAATCATCGACTATCCGTTCCATACAGAAGTGCTGCACTCTTTCGCGCCCAAGACCGGATGTACCCCTCGTCCCCTTCACACCGTGACACACTCCCTCACCTCACCACTGTTCAGGCCGGATATAGCCTCACCACTGTTCAGGCCGGGTATAGCCTCGCCGGTTCCCAAGACCGCCGCTATTCCTCACGGGCCTTCTACATAAGACTGAGTAAGGGTAGGCTCACTAATACTATGGCACCTCCACCTCTTACTCTCGGCGCAATCAGCGCCAGCCCCACCCAACGCGCCACGTTCGCCGACCACCAGCTCACGCTCACCCCCTCCGCCCCAGAGCACCGCATCATCCGAGCCACCGTGTGCAGCGTTTCCGCACCGGCGGAGCATCTTCGCCGCATCAGCGTTGAAGCACCCGAATTCGTCGATTTTCAGCTAACCGGCCCCGATGAATTCTTCGGACTATTCATCCCACCCCACCGTGGCACTCCTCTCTGCCTACCGGAGGAGACCAGCGGTACCAATATCCGAGCGGTTGTCGCCGCCATGCCGGACGACCAGCGTCCATCACTGCGTTGGTACACCATTAGGACAGCAGACCCGGCGCGCGGCCGAATCACCTTCGACGTGGTCACTCATGGCGTCGTAGATCCCACGGCAGTACACAACGGACCAGGACTGACTTGGGTACTCGACGCACGCATCGGCGACGACGTCGGTATTTGGACCTGCCACGGGCTTTGGCACCGAGGTTGCAATTCCCAGACGCTCATTGCGGATCCCTCCTCCGCTCCGTCGGCACGGGCGATCCTCGAATACGCGGAGGCTTTCGCGCCGGAGCAGCTGCACGAAATGCACCTCCTTGTTATCGCCGAGAGTTACCGCGACCTCGAGCCATTCCTCATCGCCGACTGGGAGCACAAACTAGGCACCCTGGAACTGATCTTCAGCCCGGCCACAGAATTCGCCGACACCACCGTCTCCTTCCTGCGGCAACTAGACCACGTCCACCACCCCGCGACCCAATCTCGTTACGTCTGGGTCGCTGGCGAGGGAACACTGTGTAAAGAGATACGACGTTACGCGATCACTCAGTGGGGACTACCTAGCGACGCCGTGCAATGGTGCCCCTACTGGTTCCTCGGCAGAGCACGACCATGACCCCGACCCTCGGCAGTGCAAACAATGAGTTCCCACCCTCGGCAGAGCAAACAGAGCAGACCATGAGCCCACCTAGGGTAAGAAACTAGATTTCTCGATCGACGAAAGAAGCCTTCCCCCGTGTGAGGGGCGTTCATCAGGCGGACTGTTGCAAACCCTGCTGGAGCGCTAAACGACGCCCCGCGGAACGATAATTGGCGAATGTCCACGCGGATCTTCCCACACCTCTGCCCGCAAACCATAGGCATCACGTAGAACCTCCTCGGTAAGCGCTTCACGTGGACTGCCCTCTGCGAGCTTCCGCCCATCTTTCACGACGATCATCGTGTCACTGAACACCCCGGCGAGACCAAGGTCATGCAGCACAGCGACGACCGTCTTCCCTTGCTGTGCCAATTCCCTCACGATGCCGAGAATTTCCATCGCGTGCGCTGGATCCAGATACGTCGTCGGTTCGTCAAGTAGCACCACCGGGGTGTCCTGGGCAAGCACCATTGCCATCCATACACGCTGCCTTTGCCCTCCCGACAGTTCGGCCACGTCCCGCGCGGCCAGGTGATCAGTCGCTGTTTTCTCCATCGCTTCCCAGATGATCTTTTTGTCCTTCGACGCCACCCCAGCACCACTCCACAAGGCTTTTCGGTAAGGATGGCGTCCGCGCTCGACTAGTTCCGCGACAGTCAATCCCGGCGGGCATAGAGGATGCTGCGGGAGCAGTGCGACGCGCTGTGCTGCTTCACGAGCGGTCATCGCATGAATCTCTTTGTCACCCACATGCACCCTCCCTTGTGCAGGAGTGAGAAGGCGCGAAAGAGTTTTGAGAAGAGTAGACTTTCCACATCCGTTCGGTCCAAGGAGGGTCGTCACCTGCCCCGGTTCAGCGCTAAAGGAAACGTCTTTGACGATATTCGGGCCATCGGCGTAACCCACCGTCACGTGGTCGACGCGAACAATCATGCGTTGAATCCTTTCAGGGTTCCGCGGCGCGCGGCGACCCACACCAGCCACACCAAAGCAGGTCCGCCAATAATGGCGGTCACCAGCCCTACAGGAGCTGTAAATGGAAGTGTTCCGGCGACCACTGCGCACGTTGTCATTAGCGCCGCACCCGCAGCAGCAGAACACACTGGATGAGGAGTAGGAGTGTCTGCCACCAGCTTCGCTACCTGCGGAGCAAGCAAGGCGACAAAGCCGATCGGCCCCACGAGCGATACGACTACAGCAACAACACCTGTCGCCGCTATGAGTAGTACCGTCCGAACCTTGGGGACGGGCACCCCGAGAGTGGAAGCGGTGGCGTCATCATGAGCGAGAAGGGGCAAATCCCGTGTGACCAGGAACCCCAAGAGAACAAAGGGAGCAAGCCCAACAGCCATGGGCATCAGAGCTTCCGAACGGACGAAACCGGTGGATCCAGCGAGCCACGTTTGGGCATCCGCCGCCCGTGTGAGTTCCGCCTTGAGCATCAAATATTGCACTAGGGATTGTGTGAGGAAGGACAGCGCGAGTCCGACAATGACTACTCGCTGAGAGGTACCAAAACCACCCAGCAACATGAGTAGCATGACGATGAGGAGTGCTCCGATTAGTGCCAACCCAGCACGCCACCAAAAGGTAGGGATTTCCTCGCTCCACGCTGGACGTGACAGCACAGTGCCAGCGACAACCAACACGGCCGCACCGCCGGACACTCCCAAGATATCCGGGCTAGCCAGTGGATTACGCGCCATCGTTTGTGTCCAGGAGCCCGCTAAACCCAAAGCTGCACCGACGAACACGGTGGCTATAGCCATCGGAAGGCGCAGATCCCACACCACATTCACAGCCTGGTGGGTGCCGCCACCAGTGAGCACATCGAGCACTTCCACAGGGTTGAGTTTTACCGCCCCTTGCCCTAAAAGAATGCAGTAGCACACTCCCGTCAACACAATGAAGCCCAGCGTAGACAGCGCTACACGCATGAAACGGATCCGTTTAATCGACTCCAGTTCGCTCACACCGGCACCTCCATATCTGTCGAGACTGGTGAGTGTCGACGCCTCCGCACCGCAGCAATCATTAGTGGTGCGCCGATAACCGCCAGCACGATAGACATTTCCAACTCGTTTGGTTGCAGGAGAAAACGCCCCAGAATATCGGCGAGAAGAACCGCTACACCACCGACCACTGCGGTAGGTACAAGCAGCCTCGTCAGCGCTGGACCCGTAATTGGTCGAAGCACATGAGGCACCGCAAAGCCAACGAAAGTCACGACCCCCACCGTGGCTGTTGCCGTGCCCGCGAGGATGATTACCGCAGCCGCCGCGAGAAACCTCGCTCGTGCAGGCGAACCGCCCAGGGCTTGAGCTACGTCTTCCCCCATCGCCAGCAAATCCAGAGAGCGAGCCGCAGCCGTTGCACACGCCACACCGAGTGCCAAGCCAATAGCCGCCGCTGCGACGTCATCCATTCCCCGCCCTGACGTCGAACCAACTGTCCACCGGCGCATTCCTTCCAATGTGTCGGAGGAGTAGAGGCTCAGCAGGTTCGTTGCTGCCTGCAAAGCGAAAGTGACACCCACGCCGATGAGTACTAGAGTCAGCGGATCGCGCGAGACGCGAGAGATCACCAACACAATCACCGCCGCCAACAGCGCTCCGAGCAGACCCATAAGTGCCCGCTGTCCGACGGTTGTTGCCCATCCCGCTGCCAGTGCAGCAGCAACTGCAAAACCAGCACCGGCATTAACACCAATGATCCCTGGATCGGCTAATGGATTGCGTGTCCAACTCTGAGCAATCGCACCCGCCATCGCCAATGCCGCACCGACAATCACCGCCAACAACGTGCGTGGTACGCGTAAGTCCCAGATGATTCCTGACTGCTCTAGCTCCACTCCCGTAGGGTTCTCCGCTACTTTTTCAGCAGGGCCGTGGAGAAGAATCGCAGTGACGTCGGACGGAGAAAGTCCACGCGAGCCAAGGTAGAGGGAGGCGATCAT is a window encoding:
- a CDS encoding ABC transporter ATP-binding protein produces the protein MISVTDLTVGYSTGVPVIRDLCLDIPEGKITTIIGPNGCGKSTLLRAMARIIPHTNGQVRLNGVDISKIGRKELAKKLAVLPQSPTAPEGILVSDLVARGRFPHQSWYAQWSSTDEKEVIRALELTNTSHLAHRHLDELSGGQRQSVWLSMVLAQNTDIVFLDEPTTHLDLANAVEVLELIRSLNNDAGRTIVMVLHDLNLACRYSDHLVVLSDGSLIAHGDPHSVVSPDMLERAFGLSAKIIPDPLTGGPLIIPYPCRI
- the rplE gene encoding 50S ribosomal protein L5, with the protein product MSENYTPRLKSQYRAEIREKLNAEFNYDNVMQIPGITKIVVNMGVGDAARDSKLINGAIEDLTLITGQKPQIRTAKKAIANFKLREGMPIGARVTLRGDRMWEFLDRLLTVALPRIRDFRGLSDQQFDGHGNYTFGLSEQTMFYEIDVDKVDRPRGMNITVVTTATNDDEGRALLRELGFPFKKGNAE
- the rplX gene encoding 50S ribosomal protein L24, translated to MKIRKGDTVIVISGPDKGAKGKVIEAYPKRDKVLVEGVNRIKKHVANSAPERGAESGGIVTQEAPIHVSNVMVVDSDGNPTRIGYRFDENGKKIRVSKRNGKDI
- the rplN gene encoding 50S ribosomal protein L14, yielding MIQQESRLRVADNTGAREILVIRVLGGSTKRFAGIGDVVVATVKEAAPGGTVKAGEVIKAVIVRAKKETRRPDGSYIKFDENAAVIIKANDNDPRGTRIFGPVARELREKKFMKIVSLAPEVL
- a CDS encoding siderophore-interacting protein, with the protein product MAPPPLTLGAISASPTQRATFADHQLTLTPSAPEHRIIRATVCSVSAPAEHLRRISVEAPEFVDFQLTGPDEFFGLFIPPHRGTPLCLPEETSGTNIRAVVAAMPDDQRPSLRWYTIRTADPARGRITFDVVTHGVVDPTAVHNGPGLTWVLDARIGDDVGIWTCHGLWHRGCNSQTLIADPSSAPSARAILEYAEAFAPEQLHEMHLLVIAESYRDLEPFLIADWEHKLGTLELIFSPATEFADTTVSFLRQLDHVHHPATQSRYVWVAGEGTLCKEIRRYAITQWGLPSDAVQWCPYWFLGRARP
- a CDS encoding ABC transporter ATP-binding protein, whose amino-acid sequence is MIVRVDHVTVGYADGPNIVKDVSFSAEPGQVTTLLGPNGCGKSTLLKTLSRLLTPAQGRVHVGDKEIHAMTAREAAQRVALLPQHPLCPPGLTVAELVERGRHPYRKALWSGAGVASKDKKIIWEAMEKTATDHLAARDVAELSGGQRQRVWMAMVLAQDTPVVLLDEPTTYLDPAHAMEILGIVRELAQQGKTVVAVLHDLGLAGVFSDTMIVVKDGRKLAEGSPREALTEEVLRDAYGLRAEVWEDPRGHSPIIVPRGVV
- a CDS encoding FecCD family ABC transporter permease is translated as MRVALSTLGFIVLTGVCYCILLGQGAVKLNPVEVLDVLTGGGTHQAVNVVWDLRLPMAIATVFVGAALGLAGSWTQTMARNPLASPDILGVSGGAAVLVVAGTVLSRPAWSEEIPTFWWRAGLALIGALLIVMLLMLLGGFGTSQRVVIVGLALSFLTQSLVQYLMLKAELTRAADAQTWLAGSTGFVRSEALMPMAVGLAPFVLLGFLVTRDLPLLAHDDATASTLGVPVPKVRTVLLIAATGVVAVVVSLVGPIGFVALLAPQVAKLVADTPTPHPVCSAAAGAALMTTCAVVAGTLPFTAPVGLVTAIIGGPALVWLVWVAARRGTLKGFNA
- a CDS encoding FecCD family ABC transporter permease, whose product is MLPILVVLMIASLYLGSRGLSPSDVTAILLHGPAEKVAENPTGVELEQSGIIWDLRVPRTLLAVIVGAALAMAGAIAQSWTRNPLADPGIIGVNAGAGFAVAAALAAGWATTVGQRALMGLLGALLAAVIVLVISRVSRDPLTLVLIGVGVTFALQAATNLLSLYSSDTLEGMRRWTVGSTSGRGMDDVAAAAIGLALGVACATAAARSLDLLAMGEDVAQALGGSPARARFLAAAAVIILAGTATATVGVVTFVGFAVPHVLRPITGPALTRLLVPTAVVGGVAVLLADILGRFLLQPNELEMSIVLAVIGAPLMIAAVRRRRHSPVSTDMEVPV